Proteins found in one Thermaerobacter subterraneus DSM 13965 genomic segment:
- a CDS encoding GlsB/YeaQ/YmgE family stress response membrane protein, producing MMGVLGWVAAIVAGLILGWAVGRYAIGGRQFPGNLPGSLVTGVIGGVLGAFIPGNWGWTLDGANMIAAILASAVLTWLVGYFGGKQESKSAGTSS from the coding sequence ATGATGGGTGTGCTTGGTTGGGTGGCCGCCATCGTCGCCGGTCTGATCCTTGGGTGGGCCGTAGGCCGTTACGCCATCGGTGGCCGCCAGTTCCCCGGCAACCTGCCCGGCTCGCTGGTGACGGGTGTCATCGGCGGCGTCCTGGGTGCCTTCATCCCGGGCAACTGGGGCTGGACCCTGGACGGCGCCAACATGATCGCGGCCATCCTGGCGTCGGCGGTCCTCACCTGGCTGGTCGGCTACTTTGGCGGCAAGCAGGAGAGCAAGTCCGCGGGTACCTCCAGCTGA